A single genomic interval of Isorropodon fossajaponicum endosymbiont JTNG4 harbors:
- a CDS encoding bifunctional (p)ppGpp synthetase/guanosine-3',5'-bis(diphosphate) 3'-pyrophosphohydrolase has protein sequence MSKEQIKGVYQAYTVAAMAHDGQYRQSGEAYVFHPISVAMILAELKLDYYCIVAAILHDCIEDTSVTYEQIKCDFGDEIAHIVEGVSKLTGLEFHSNTDKQAQNFRKLFLAMSDDMRVMVIKLADRLHNMQTLGSMRRDKQLRIAKETVEIHAPIARRLGLNSIRVELDNLCFAIIYPFRNKVLLSQIKKQCGNRKKTISHIQTEIKNRLNQEGIPNADINGRRKQPCSIYRKMKIKHLKFSQVLDMYALRVIVVDVAQCYQALGIIHNLYKPLPGKFKDYVALPKSNGYQSLHTVLFGPNKIFIEVQIRSSDMHFISEYGIAAHWHYKSDSNHKSELANNWLGSLLDIQKNSGTSIEFLEETKADLFPSEVFVFTPEGDIIQLPYKSTVLDFAYMVHTSIGNHTLKAKVDQVNTPISTELKSGQTIEIITDDKATPRSSWLQIVITVKARSSIKAYLKNESAAELIQLGEYLLINALDYQNIDTDGINEAQWLACLKALNCDSKEDMYMKIGLSEILVSVALNKLQGDNAKHTTQKISIHKTQGKAISFAHCCHPIPGDKVTGVLTTSKGMVIHRVICANLVRAKSKNAQWLDIDWQADKDEEFKAMIDVDVANQRGTLASIASVISKMNINIERLEIQEKDNSIKSLNMVISVANITQLNEVFVQLKTLEFVRDVSRV, from the coding sequence TATCAGTTGCTATGATTTTGGCAGAGTTAAAATTAGACTATTATTGTATTGTGGCAGCAATATTGCACGATTGTATCGAGGATACTTCAGTCACTTACGAGCAAATTAAATGTGATTTTGGTGATGAAATTGCACACATTGTAGAGGGAGTGTCCAAACTAACTGGGCTGGAATTTCACTCAAACACAGACAAGCAAGCACAAAATTTTAGAAAGTTGTTTTTAGCCATGAGTGATGACATGCGTGTTATGGTAATCAAACTGGCGGATCGTTTGCACAATATGCAAACACTTGGCTCTATGCGTCGAGACAAGCAACTTAGAATTGCCAAAGAAACGGTAGAAATACATGCGCCCATAGCGCGTCGCTTGGGTCTTAATAGTATTAGGGTTGAGCTTGATAATTTGTGTTTTGCTATTATTTATCCGTTTCGTAATAAAGTTTTGCTCAGTCAAATTAAAAAACAATGTGGCAATCGTAAGAAAACCATCAGTCACATCCAAACTGAAATAAAAAATCGACTAAACCAAGAAGGCATACCTAATGCCGATATCAATGGTCGTAGAAAGCAACCTTGTAGTATTTATAGAAAGATGAAAATCAAGCATTTGAAGTTTTCTCAGGTGTTAGACATGTATGCACTTAGGGTTATTGTGGTTGATGTGGCACAATGCTATCAAGCTCTAGGCATTATTCATAATTTATATAAGCCATTACCAGGCAAGTTTAAAGATTATGTGGCACTACCCAAATCAAACGGCTATCAGTCGTTACATACAGTGCTATTTGGTCCTAACAAGATTTTTATTGAAGTGCAAATTCGCTCATCTGACATGCATTTTATTTCAGAATACGGCATTGCTGCACATTGGCACTATAAGAGTGATTCTAATCATAAGTCAGAATTGGCTAATAACTGGTTAGGCTCATTACTTGATATTCAAAAAAATTCGGGCACTTCTATTGAATTTTTAGAAGAAACCAAAGCAGATTTGTTCCCTTCCGAGGTGTTTGTTTTTACTCCTGAAGGGGATATTATTCAGCTACCTTATAAATCAACCGTGCTTGATTTTGCCTACATGGTACATACTAGTATTGGCAATCACACCCTTAAAGCCAAGGTTGACCAAGTTAACACGCCCATTTCTACTGAATTAAAATCAGGACAAACCATTGAAATTATCACTGATGATAAGGCCACACCCAGGTCTTCTTGGTTACAAATTGTTATTACTGTAAAGGCCAGATCCTCAATCAAGGCATATCTTAAAAACGAATCTGCTGCTGAACTAATCCAACTGGGGGAATATTTATTAATCAATGCGCTGGATTATCAAAATATAGACACCGACGGCATTAATGAGGCTCAGTGGTTGGCATGCCTTAAAGCGTTAAATTGCGACTCTAAAGAAGACATGTATATGAAAATTGGATTGTCTGAGATTTTAGTATCAGTTGCACTGAACAAGTTGCAAGGCGATAACGCCAAGCACACAACGCAAAAAATTAGTATTCACAAAACCCAAGGTAAAGCCATTAGTTTTGCACATTGTTGCCATCCCATCCCTGGCGATAAAGTGACTGGTGTTTTAACCACTTCTAAAGGTATGGTGATTCACAGGGTAATTTGTGCTAACTTGGTTCGTGCTAAGAGCAAAAATGCACAATGGCTTGATATTGATTGGCAAGCAGATAAAGACGAGGAATTTAAAGCCATGATTGATGTTGATGTTGCCAACCAAAGAGGTACACTTGCCTCTATTGCCAGTGTTATTTCAAAAATGAACATCAATATTGAGCGCTTAGAGATTCAAGAAAAAGACAATTCCATCAAATCACTCAATATGGTCATTAGTGTTGCAAATATCACTCAATTAAATGAGGTATTTGTACAGCTAAAGACGCTCGAATTTGTTCGAGATGTGAGTAGAGTGTGA
- the iscX gene encoding Fe-S cluster assembly protein IscX, with protein MNWTDSLDIAMALDEAHPEVNPNIINFVDLRQMVIALDKFDGDANKSGEKILEAIQMNWIEEKE; from the coding sequence ATGAATTGGACAGACTCCCTAGATATTGCGATGGCCTTAGACGAGGCTCATCCAGAGGTTAATCCTAATATTATTAATTTTGTTGATCTTAGACAGATGGTGATTGCACTGGATAAGTTTGATGGTGATGCAAATAAATCAGGCGAAAAAATCCTTGAAGCCATCCAAATGAACTGGATAGAAGAAAAAGAATGA
- the tolB gene encoding Tol-Pal system beta propeller repeat protein TolB, giving the protein MKQLLVFVLSLYTTLAWAVLEVTILKQDENAFPIVISDFSVVGDANQGKTIAHVMRDNFNRSGEFSASGANYVINNKPNFDKWKAKKIEAIVLGKLEKISKKVFNVEIELLDVYSKKTLYKDKFAVHNSGIRRIAHYLSDQIYHALLGERGSFDTRLAYITVTNKGKGGREYRLEISDSDAQNPQTILKSKEPVLSPVWSPDQNKIAYVSFRNARSEVFIQYPFVRRKTQKLPYFDGIASSPSWHPNGKSLLLTLSKNGNKDIYSYQLASKKLTRLTTDVSIDTEASYSPEGDKIVFTSNRSGQVQVYIKDLKTSKINRATFKGRYNAKAVFSPDGKSLAMVHRVGKDYRIALLDIATKDLTIMTNNQLDESPFFSPNGGMIIFATNKDSSGVLSVVSILGRQTFELASKAGEVREPNWSHYLK; this is encoded by the coding sequence ATGAAGCAACTGCTTGTTTTTGTTTTATCACTTTATACCACCCTTGCTTGGGCAGTATTAGAAGTTACCATTCTCAAACAAGATGAAAATGCTTTCCCCATTGTTATTTCTGATTTTTCTGTTGTGGGTGATGCAAACCAAGGCAAAACTATTGCACATGTTATGCGTGATAACTTTAATCGCTCGGGTGAATTTAGCGCCTCTGGTGCAAATTATGTGATTAATAACAAGCCCAATTTTGACAAATGGAAAGCAAAAAAAATTGAAGCTATTGTGCTTGGCAAGCTAGAAAAAATCAGCAAAAAAGTCTTCAATGTTGAGATTGAATTACTGGATGTTTATTCTAAGAAAACACTCTATAAAGATAAATTTGCCGTGCACAATAGTGGCATTAGAAGAATTGCACACTATTTGTCTGATCAAATTTATCATGCTTTGTTAGGTGAAAGAGGCTCTTTTGATACGCGCCTAGCTTATATTACCGTTACTAATAAAGGCAAAGGTGGGCGTGAATATCGTTTAGAAATATCAGACTCTGATGCGCAAAATCCACAAACCATCTTAAAATCTAAAGAGCCTGTTTTATCACCCGTTTGGTCACCTGACCAAAATAAAATTGCTTACGTGTCTTTTAGAAATGCCCGTTCAGAGGTGTTCATCCAATACCCATTTGTACGCCGAAAAACACAAAAATTGCCTTATTTTGATGGCATTGCCTCATCGCCATCTTGGCATCCAAATGGTAAAAGCCTTTTGCTCACGCTATCCAAAAACGGCAACAAGGATATTTATTCTTATCAATTAGCCTCTAAAAAACTAACAAGGCTGACTACAGATGTAAGCATCGATACTGAGGCAAGTTACTCACCAGAGGGCGATAAAATTGTGTTTACCTCCAATCGTTCTGGACAGGTACAAGTTTATATTAAAGATTTAAAAACCAGTAAAATTAACAGAGCAACCTTTAAGGGCAGATATAATGCCAAAGCAGTTTTTTCTCCTGATGGTAAAAGCTTGGCTATGGTGCATAGGGTGGGTAAAGATTACCGTATTGCCTTATTAGATATTGCCACTAAGGATTTGACTATTATGACAAATAATCAATTAGACGAATCACCATTTTTTTCACCAAATGGCGGTATGATTATCTTTGCTACTAATAAAGATAGCTCTGGTGTACTTTCTGTGGTTTCAATATTGGGTCGTCAAACCTTTGAACTGGCTAGTAAAGCAGGCGAAGTTAGAGAGCCAAATTGGTCACATTATTTAAAATAG
- a CDS encoding OmpA family protein has product MLKLISLTTIVLLLSCSSVDDLYKKVLPKPSVVTIEDRTENTQENVIEADQSSFQSQGFSRSGVDTSSIIEPVVVADFRNTDVSFVLYFYYDGTEIDEDSTKQIIKHANFMRNNPALNLRLEGHADERGTREYNLALGENRALSVKEILGLYDLSSRVEVISFGEEKPILQHHDEDAWQKNRRVEFVYQ; this is encoded by the coding sequence ATGTTAAAACTAATATCCCTAACAACAATAGTGTTGTTGTTGTCATGTTCATCCGTAGATGATTTGTATAAAAAAGTATTACCCAAGCCAAGCGTGGTTACCATTGAAGATAGGACGGAAAATACACAAGAAAATGTTATTGAGGCAGATCAGTCTAGTTTTCAATCGCAAGGGTTTTCTAGAAGTGGTGTAGACACATCAAGCATTATTGAGCCAGTTGTCGTAGCAGATTTTAGAAACACGGACGTTAGTTTTGTTTTGTATTTTTACTATGATGGCACTGAGATTGATGAAGATTCAACCAAGCAAATCATCAAACATGCAAACTTTATGCGCAACAATCCAGCACTAAATTTACGCCTAGAAGGACATGCAGATGAGCGTGGCACGCGTGAATACAACCTAGCACTGGGTGAAAACCGCGCTTTAAGTGTTAAAGAAATCTTAGGCCTGTATGATCTTTCTTCAAGGGTTGAAGTTATTAGTTTTGGCGAGGAAAAACCCATACTACAGCACCACGATGAGGATGCATGGCAGAAAAACAGACGCGTTGAGTTTGTTTATCAATAA
- a CDS encoding tetratricopeptide repeat protein has product MHHLSLIAFLSIFAWQPVSAGINTDKVVMGHNQKTKRLLVRKNKALLGKIELLEQQQKISTGKIKELFNLITYQKSSATIVKTTLRVREHDQKAKRIYTQARSLLVTDQYDQAIKLFKQYLATYPNNNHTSDVHYWLAKSYLAKDDFYNARNTFVTFQQQNPLHYKFSNSLFELAKVYIELNQQDKARGLLSTMLVKFPSHKAINRAKQLLNKIITPKPKINKLIIN; this is encoded by the coding sequence ATGCACCACCTTAGTTTGATTGCTTTTTTAAGTATTTTTGCTTGGCAGCCTGTCAGTGCAGGCATTAATACAGACAAGGTGGTGATGGGTCACAATCAAAAAACAAAGCGCTTGTTGGTGCGTAAAAACAAAGCCTTGTTGGGCAAAATTGAGCTTTTAGAGCAACAACAAAAAATAAGCACTGGAAAAATCAAAGAGCTGTTTAACTTAATCACTTATCAAAAATCCAGTGCCACCATTGTAAAAACCACGCTCAGAGTCAGAGAGCATGATCAAAAAGCCAAGCGCATTTATACGCAAGCGCGCAGCTTATTAGTGACGGATCAATACGACCAAGCCATTAAATTGTTTAAACAATATTTAGCTACTTATCCGAATAATAATCACACCTCAGATGTGCACTATTGGTTAGCCAAATCTTATTTAGCTAAAGATGATTTTTACAATGCTAGAAATACTTTTGTTACATTTCAACAACAAAACCCATTGCACTATAAGTTTTCAAACTCTTTGTTTGAGTTGGCTAAAGTATATATAGAACTTAACCAACAAGACAAGGCACGTGGCTTGTTAAGCACAATGCTGGTTAAATTCCCCTCGCATAAAGCAATTAATAGAGCTAAACAACTGCTGAACAAAATCATCACCCCTAAGCCAAAGATAAATAAATTAATCATCAATTAA
- a CDS encoding aminodeoxychorismate synthase component I has product MKVLSIPDVALEALSYANPARYPFLLESVNHNANNHFSILFAHPDKQIVLNHLEEFDFLDKLTASIDTPLIYSDLPFTGGWFVYLSYELIGQIEPTLRRIMHTSGQPIAIAVQIPTAIVIDHANHQTYLLDQFANQHRINQVLADIEQLKTIPEHKLAGILSSEEEVKFLSGVAKSREYIKAGDVFQVNLSRQWQYHLTNDIAPAQIYQALKKTNPAPFSALAQFQTFSIISSSPERLFSIDGNVIQTRPIAGTHPRGTGSEDKHLKQQLINHPKERAEHIMLLDLERNDLGRVCEYGSIKVDEIMRLESYPFVHHIVSNIKGKIKPHTTIKHLISALFPGGTITGCPKIRCMQIIQELEQMPRQAYTGSLGYISSNGKMDFNILIRTISKQDNLLTLRAGAGIVFDSIAKQELQETKHKAKGMLQIFV; this is encoded by the coding sequence GTGAAGGTTCTATCCATTCCTGATGTTGCTTTAGAGGCGCTATCTTACGCCAATCCTGCGCGTTATCCATTTTTGCTAGAAAGTGTTAATCACAATGCTAACAATCATTTTTCGATATTATTTGCACACCCTGACAAACAAATTGTACTAAACCACTTAGAAGAGTTTGATTTTTTAGACAAACTCACTGCCAGTATTGACACGCCACTTATTTACAGCGACTTACCCTTTACTGGCGGTTGGTTTGTATATTTGTCTTATGAATTAATTGGGCAAATAGAGCCGACTTTAAGGCGCATAATGCACACCAGTGGTCAGCCTATTGCTATTGCTGTGCAAATCCCCACAGCCATTGTTATTGACCATGCCAATCATCAAACTTATTTACTAGACCAATTCGCCAACCAACACAGAATAAACCAAGTATTGGCAGATATTGAGCAATTAAAAACCATACCTGAACACAAATTAGCAGGCATTTTATCCTCTGAAGAGGAGGTTAAATTTTTATCAGGCGTGGCAAAGAGTCGTGAGTACATTAAAGCAGGGGATGTTTTTCAAGTCAATCTTTCAAGACAGTGGCAATACCACTTAACCAATGACATTGCTCCAGCCCAAATTTACCAAGCATTAAAAAAAACCAATCCTGCACCATTTTCTGCACTAGCGCAATTCCAAACGTTTAGTATTATTTCCTCCTCTCCCGAGCGCCTATTTAGCATAGATGGTAACGTCATACAAACCAGACCCATTGCAGGCACTCACCCACGTGGCACAGGCAGTGAAGACAAACACCTTAAACAACAACTCATTAATCACCCTAAAGAACGAGCAGAGCATATTATGCTGCTTGATTTAGAGCGTAATGATTTAGGCAGGGTGTGCGAATACGGCAGTATCAAAGTTGATGAAATTATGAGACTGGAAAGCTATCCCTTTGTGCACCATATTGTTTCAAACATCAAAGGTAAAATCAAGCCACATACCACCATTAAGCACCTAATCAGTGCATTATTTCCAGGCGGCACCATCACTGGCTGCCCTAAAATTCGTTGTATGCAAATTATTCAAGAACTTGAACAGATGCCGCGCCAAGCCTATACAGGATCGCTGGGTTATATTAGTAGTAACGGAAAAATGGATTTTAACATTCTTATTCGTACCATTAGTAAACAAGATAATCTATTAACTTTAAGGGCAGGGGCAGGCATTGTGTTTGACTCTATTGCCAAACAAGAATTGCAAGAAACCAAGCATAAAGCCAAGGGCATGCTTCAGATTTTTGTATAA
- the xerD gene encoding site-specific tyrosine recombinase XerD: protein MDNSILIDQFLDNYWLSSGARKNTLSAYRSDLNLFSKWVNKPLADISNTHINQYFNERQSASMSAATQARILTCLRIFYQYLMKQKVIKKNPTDKLHHPKRAQKLPVFLNVNEVERLLNAPDHKTIFGLRDQAMLELLYACGLRVSELINLSYHHINLADEYIRIRGKGNKERLLPMGEMAMDCLANYEKNARPFLLKNGQTDGYFLSNRGSNMSRQNFFYIIKGYAIKAGINKPLSPHTLRHAFATHLVQKGADLRSVQLMLGHSDISSTQIYTHIQNTQLKSQHSKHHPRG, encoded by the coding sequence ATGGATAATTCAATACTCATTGACCAATTTTTAGACAACTACTGGCTTTCATCAGGTGCTAGAAAAAATACGCTATCGGCTTATCGTTCTGACCTTAATTTATTTTCAAAATGGGTCAACAAACCACTCGCTGATATTAGTAATACACATATCAATCAGTACTTTAATGAGCGTCAATCAGCATCTATGAGTGCTGCCACACAAGCCAGAATACTCACCTGTTTACGTATTTTTTACCAATACTTAATGAAACAAAAAGTCATTAAAAAAAATCCGACTGATAAATTACACCACCCTAAACGAGCACAAAAACTACCTGTTTTTTTAAATGTTAATGAGGTTGAAAGACTGCTTAATGCACCTGATCACAAGACTATTTTTGGATTACGTGACCAGGCCATGTTAGAACTTTTATATGCTTGTGGACTGCGTGTCTCGGAGTTGATTAATCTGAGTTATCACCATATTAATCTAGCTGATGAATATATTCGAATTCGTGGCAAGGGCAACAAAGAGCGCCTTTTACCCATGGGTGAAATGGCAATGGATTGCTTGGCAAATTACGAAAAAAACGCAAGACCATTTTTATTAAAAAATGGTCAAACTGATGGTTATTTTCTAAGCAATCGTGGCAGCAATATGAGCCGACAAAATTTCTTCTACATCATCAAAGGCTACGCCATCAAAGCAGGTATTAACAAACCCTTATCGCCACATACACTGCGCCATGCTTTTGCCACACACCTTGTACAAAAAGGGGCAGACTTACGTAGTGTGCAATTAATGCTCGGACATAGTGACATTTCTAGCACACAAATCTACACCCACATTCAAAACACCCAACTTAAATCACAACACAGCAAGCATCACCCTAGAGGATAG
- the rplS gene encoding 50S ribosomal protein L19, producing MNLIDQIESEQLRTDLPSFSSGDTIVVQVKVREGERERLQAFEGVVIAKKNRGIGSAFTVRKISHGEGVERVFQTHSKMIDSIEVKRRGKVRQAKLYYLRGLTGKKARIKEKLQLKK from the coding sequence ATGAATTTAATTGATCAAATTGAGAGCGAACAGCTAAGAACAGACTTGCCTTCATTCTCATCAGGCGATACTATTGTTGTACAAGTAAAAGTACGTGAAGGTGAGCGTGAAAGATTACAAGCGTTTGAAGGTGTTGTTATTGCTAAGAAAAACCGAGGCATCGGTTCAGCATTCACAGTCAGAAAGATTTCTCATGGCGAAGGTGTTGAAAGAGTGTTTCAAACCCACTCAAAAATGATTGATTCAATTGAAGTAAAGCGTCGCGGTAAAGTTCGTCAAGCCAAACTTTATTATCTTCGTGGCCTTACTGGTAAGAAAGCTAGAATTAAAGAAAAACTTCAGCTTAAAAAATAA
- a CDS encoding glutamate synthase subunit beta, with protein sequence MGKVTGFKEFDRKTEAYRPVDLRIKDYGEIFTTYHDKAHLQEQGARCMDCGVPFCQSENGCPVDNLIPEFNDLIYHNKWQEALARLLKTNNFPEFTGRVCPAPCEGSCVLGINNPAVAIKNIEQAIIDKGFDKGWVKPYTVEYRTGKKIAIIGSGPAGLAAADELNKIGHSVTIFERDDRIGGLLMYGIPSMKLGKDVVDRRVKLMQDSGVEFITNVDVGKDIATTQLQQDFDALVFTTGASKARDLLVDNRQVQGVHLAMEYLAKNTKSLLDTGRADESDLSAKGKDVIVIGGGDTGTDCIGTALRQGAKSIVNFELMGKPPVERASNNPWPLWPLTYRVDYGHAEVTKIFGKDPRRYHLMTQSFIKDDQGAVIGLKTVNVDFKDGQLTQIDGSEKTWHTQLVLLSMGFVSPEHYLSDDANIELDERGNYRAKYGQYATSQKGIFTAGDCRRGQSLVVWAINEGRGVAAKVNEYLA encoded by the coding sequence ATGGGAAAGGTAACTGGCTTTAAAGAATTTGATAGAAAAACTGAGGCTTATCGCCCTGTGGATTTGCGTATTAAAGATTATGGCGAGATTTTTACAACGTATCATGACAAGGCTCATCTTCAAGAGCAAGGTGCAAGATGTATGGATTGTGGCGTACCTTTTTGCCAGTCAGAAAATGGCTGTCCGGTTGATAATCTAATTCCAGAGTTTAACGATTTAATTTATCATAATAAATGGCAAGAAGCACTAGCACGTTTATTAAAAACCAACAATTTTCCAGAATTTACAGGTCGGGTTTGTCCAGCACCTTGTGAAGGCTCTTGCGTATTGGGTATTAATAATCCTGCAGTTGCGATTAAGAATATTGAGCAAGCTATTATTGACAAAGGTTTTGACAAAGGCTGGGTGAAGCCCTATACAGTTGAGTATAGAACGGGTAAAAAAATTGCTATTATTGGTTCTGGGCCTGCAGGTTTAGCAGCGGCAGACGAGTTAAATAAAATTGGTCATAGTGTTACTATATTTGAGCGCGATGATCGCATTGGTGGCTTATTAATGTATGGCATTCCGAGTATGAAACTTGGTAAAGATGTGGTTGATCGTCGTGTTAAATTAATGCAAGATTCAGGGGTTGAATTTATAACCAATGTTGATGTCGGCAAAGACATTGCTACCACACAATTACAACAAGATTTTGATGCACTTGTGTTCACCACAGGTGCAAGTAAAGCACGTGATTTATTGGTGGATAATCGCCAAGTACAAGGTGTGCATTTGGCGATGGAATACCTAGCTAAAAACACCAAAAGTTTGTTAGATACTGGACGTGCAGACGAATCAGATTTATCCGCCAAAGGCAAAGATGTGATTGTGATTGGTGGTGGCGATACAGGCACAGATTGTATTGGCACAGCACTACGTCAAGGTGCAAAATCGATTGTGAATTTTGAATTAATGGGCAAACCGCCAGTTGAGCGTGCGTCAAACAATCCTTGGCCACTATGGCCACTGACTTATCGCGTGGATTATGGACACGCTGAAGTGACAAAAATATTTGGCAAAGATCCAAGGCGATATCATTTAATGACTCAATCATTTATCAAAGATGATCAAGGCGCTGTCATTGGTTTAAAAACGGTTAATGTTGATTTTAAAGACGGGCAGTTAACCCAAATTGATGGCAGTGAGAAAACCTGGCATACACAATTAGTTTTATTATCAATGGGCTTTGTATCTCCTGAACATTATCTAAGTGATGATGCCAACATTGAGCTTGATGAACGCGGCAATTATAGGGCCAAATACGGCCAATATGCAACGTCACAAAAAGGCATTTTTACTGCTGGAGATTGTCGTCGTGGACAATCGTTAGTTGTATGGGCTATTAATGAAGGTCGTGGTGTTGCTGCTAAAGTTAATGAGTATTTAGCATGA
- the dsrA gene encoding dissimilatory-type sulfite reductase subunit alpha, protein MAELYNTPNLDELENGPWPSFVTGLKRLASDSHAGAEMARDVLGTLETSYVTKKGYWKGGTVGVIGYGGGIIPRFNELKNEDGTYKFPAAGEFHTLRIQPPAGMHYTSTLLRDMCDMFVDNGGSGLIAFHGQSGDIMLQGATEETTQTIFNTFNDYGFDLGGAGPAVRTGMSCVGASRCEMSNVNEQAVLRTLVNAFLDDMHRPALPYKMKFKVSGCANDCMNTVQRADFAVIGTWRDDIKVNQDLWKAMVADKGRSYVIDNITSRCPTSAMTLNEDDSITIDNKNCVRCMHCLNVTSPLTHKYIAKGDVEPILATGDDKGVMIIMGGKRTLKIGDLFGSVVVPFMKMDTADDFEAIEDLAGEVIDFFAENALEHERTGEMIERIGVVNFLEGIGLNVDPNMVNSTRTSSYVRMDTWDEEAVKWFENKAEASA, encoded by the coding sequence ATGGCAGAGTTATATAACACACCCAACCTTGATGAGTTGGAAAATGGTCCATGGCCTTCGTTCGTTACAGGTCTTAAAAGATTAGCAAGTGATAGTCATGCTGGTGCTGAAATGGCACGTGACGTATTAGGCACGCTAGAAACTTCATATGTCACTAAAAAAGGCTACTGGAAAGGTGGTACAGTTGGTGTTATTGGTTATGGCGGGGGTATTATTCCACGTTTTAACGAATTAAAAAACGAAGACGGTACTTATAAGTTCCCTGCAGCGGGAGAGTTTCACACTTTACGCATTCAACCACCAGCAGGTATGCACTACACATCAACTTTATTAAGAGACATGTGTGATATGTTTGTAGATAACGGCGGTTCTGGTTTGATTGCATTTCATGGTCAATCAGGCGATATCATGCTACAAGGTGCGACTGAAGAGACAACACAGACTATTTTTAATACATTTAATGATTATGGTTTTGACTTGGGTGGTGCTGGTCCTGCAGTGCGTACAGGCATGTCTTGTGTCGGTGCTTCACGTTGTGAGATGTCAAATGTTAATGAGCAAGCGGTTTTGCGTACCTTGGTTAATGCATTTTTAGATGACATGCATCGTCCAGCATTACCATACAAAATGAAATTCAAAGTATCAGGTTGTGCAAACGATTGTATGAATACAGTTCAACGTGCTGACTTTGCAGTTATTGGTACTTGGAGAGACGATATTAAAGTTAATCAAGACCTCTGGAAAGCGATGGTTGCAGACAAAGGTCGTAGTTATGTTATTGATAACATAACTTCTCGCTGTCCTACTAGTGCGATGACACTTAATGAAGATGATTCAATCACAATTGATAACAAGAACTGCGTTAGATGTATGCATTGTTTAAATGTTACCAGTCCTTTAACTCATAAATATATTGCTAAAGGTGATGTAGAGCCTATCTTAGCAACAGGTGATGACAAAGGCGTGATGATTATCATGGGTGGTAAGCGTACGCTTAAGATTGGTGATTTGTTTGGTTCAGTGGTTGTGCCATTTATGAAAATGGATACTGCAGATGATTTTGAAGCGATTGAAGATTTAGCAGGTGAAGTGATTGATTTCTTTGCTGAAAACGCACTAGAGCATGAAAGAACCGGTGAAATGATTGAACGTATTGGTGTGGTTAATTTCCTTGAAGGTATTGGTCTTAATGTAGACCCTAACATGGTTAATTCTACACGTACTTCATCTTATGTTCGTATGGATACATGGGACGAAGAGGCGGTTAAGTGGTTTGAAAATAAAGCAGAGGCAAGCGCATAA